The following is a genomic window from Halodesulfovibrio marinisediminis DSM 17456.
GAGCTTGTTTGGAAGAACCTGAAAAATTGTTGCAGTACCACCAACAATCGATTGCACTTTGTCTACAAGCTCGTTGCTTTTGTTCAAAACAGTTGCAGCATATCCTTTTCCAAGCTTGAGAGTTGGTATTGATACTGTCTCCGACTGCTTAGTAATTTGGTTGGTGATTGTTGTCGTGATAATGTTGCCTGTATCAAGATTTAGTCCGCCATAGGATTCAATTTCATCTTCAAAAATACCTACGTCAGCCTGAAGCTTTTCCAGCGTGATTTGGTGTTGCATTTCTACGCTATCTTTTAGTCCTACAACCATAGTGCTTATGAATTGGTCACCAAGATTAACCAGTGCACCATGTGAAACTTTGTAGTTGCTCCAGCTAAGAACACCTAGCAATGTAACAATTACAAGCAATACAGAGCCGATTAATTTACGGTTAAAATTAAGCTCCATTTTTCTTGCCCCCGATAGTTAGGTTAACTTTTTCGATACATCACTTGTTTGGTAATGACGTAACTAATTAATGAATAATTTTTGCAGTGCCCTGTATGTCGCTTCATGGCTTATTCAATGCTTCTCAAGACCCCTTAAGGAAGTATCGGCTATGGAATATTTGATCCTGATAGCAAATAAAACTTTCCTTAGAGAAGCATGTGAACTGTAAACCTTATGTTCTTCATATCGGAATTTTTAGTAGAAGCTTTATGTTCTTGGATGTAGGTGTTTAGCGGTTTTACGTGTGTAACTAATTGTTTATGCATGTTAAAATGTGTATTGAAATATGGTAGAAGTGCCGCATGCGGAAAGGAGAGTGTCCATCTCTTGTTGTGGTGTTTTTATATAAGAATTTAGATATGTTGTCTGGTTCATAAAAATGCCTTGACAAATTCAAACACCGTTTGAAATAAAGTTTCAAACGGTGTTTGAATTTGATCGAGGTATTGAGGTGAGGTGTGAATGGATAAAAAGGTAATTCCCGCACGATTTAAAGAAATTGCGCGAAATTATTATGATTCAAGGGAGCAAGCGTTAAACGCATGGAAGGAACAGCGCAGTCAGGCGCATGATGCGTCAGATACGCGTAGCCGCATTTTTAATGCGGCTCGTACTATTTTTTCCCAGAAAGGGCACAACGCAACAGTGCGTGAAATTTGCCATGCAGCAGATGCAAACGTATCTGCTGTTAATTATCATTTTGGAAATAAAAATAGCTTGTTAGCTGCTGTGCTTGAAGAGTTTTTGCACGAAATACGGGGTATATACCCTATGCACGGTGGGGTGACAGACCTTGCAGAACCTGAAGAAAGGTTATTTGGTTTTACCTTGGGCTGTGTAAGCCGGATGCTCCTCTGGCATGGTGAGGAATACCGGAATCTTAATAAGCTGTTACTTGATGCTTTTATTAATGATTTTGAAGAATTCTTGCATGTCTCGCAAAGGGACTGGCTTGAGCTTCGTGGGATAGTCATCCCGATTATTGATGCCATGACAGGGAATATTTGGGGCGCAAGGCAGCTTGATTCTTTAACCAGTGGCTATTTTTCGCAGCTATTTTTCTATGCTATGCATATCGATGACTTGTTGTCAGTACGAAGTCAGGAGTTTTTTACTGATGAGCAAGTGTATGGTATTGCGCAACATATTACTGCCTTCTCTATTGGGGGCATTAAGAATTATTCGGAGTTGATGGATGCAGAGATTGATTTCCCTCATTTGTGTGATGCTGATTGTGGCAAGCATGCTCGTAAGCTTGACGGCGTGTAGCAACGGTGAAGCAAGTGAAACTGCGCAGAATGTACCTGAATCAAAAGAATATGTTGTAAATGTAAAAGTTGAAAAGCTTACCCCTGCTGCAATCACCGATACAATAATGTTGCCGGGTGAAACTGAAGCTATATATGACGTTTCATTGGCTGCCGAGCAGGATGGTTTAATTGAGTGGGTTGGCGTGACAGAAGGGGATTCTGTTAAAGCTGATGCTCAGCTTGTCCGTATTGACCTTGAAGCGCTTAAGGCTGCAAAGGATCGCGCGGAGGCGAACCTTACGATGAAAAAGCATCAGCTAAAGCGTCGTAGAAAACTTTATGAGGGGAACGTACTTTCCCGTGAGGAACTTGAACAGGCAGAAACTGAATTTACCGTTGCAGAAACTAACTTGCGTGAAGCAGAAGTTAAATATGAACATGGTATCGTGGTGTCTCCTGTCGCCGGAATGGTGAACACTGTTAATGTTGATCCGGGCGAATATGTTTCCAAGGGCAATCCGATTGCAAATATTGTAAACGTTGACCAGATTAAGATTACCTTTAATGTACCGGAGATGGATGTACGTTTTCTCTCTAAGGGACTGACTGCGCCAGTTGTTTTTGATGCGTACCCGAGAGAAGAATGGAACGGGGTGGTCGACTTTGTTGCATGGAAAGCTGACCCCGCAACCAGAACATTCCCTGTTCGTCTCATTGTGCAAAATACTGATGGTCGTATCCGTCCGGGGATGATTGCCCGCGCAAGCTTTGTGCGGCGTTCCCTTAACGATATTGTTTCTATCCCACTTTTTTCTGTTATTGATAAGGGTGGAGAACGTATCGCGTTTGTTGAGAAAAACGGGGTAGCTGAAGCGCGTACCGTAAAGCTCGGTGTTATTGACGGCGACAGAGTACAGATTCTTGCCGGCTTGAATGTAGGTGAAAATCTCATTGTAGCAGGCCATCGGGAAGTTGAAGACGGCGTGAAGGTGGACGTTCGATGATACTTAATGAAGTAGCGTTGAAAAGGCAGTCCGTTGTATTTGTATTCTTATGGCTTGTAGTATTAGCTGGTTTAAGCAGTTACTTTTCACTGCCGCGTGAAGCTGAACCGGATATTACAATCCCATATATCTTCGTTAATACTACATACGACGGTGTTGCCCCTGAAGATATTGAAAAGCTTGTCACTGTTCCTCTTGAACGAAAACTTAAAGGGCTCGCTGATGTTGAAGAGCTTAGATCAACATCCAAAGATGGTGAATCCGCCATTGCTATTAAGTTTTTACCAAGTGTAGATATCGATGATGCATTGCAAAAAGTGCGTGATAAGGTTGATCAGGCTAAAGGGGATCTTCCAAGTGATCTAGAAGATGATCCTCTTGTTTCTGAAGCAAACTTCTCAGACCTGCCGACAATGCAGGTGGTTCTGTCGGGGCAGTTTAGTCTAAAGCGGCTTAAAGTGTTTGCAGAAGATTTGGAGGACAAGCTTGAATCTGTTCAAGGTGTTCTTGATGCACGTCTTATCGGCGGCCTTGAACGTGAGATTCATGTAGAGTTCGACCTCGACCGTATCGCGGCATACAATGTGCCATTCAACGCATTGGTGAATTCGGTTGAAAAGGGCAACGTGAACATGCCGGGCGGTTCCATGGATATTGGTGATGCCCGCTATCAAGTGCGAGTGCCGGAGGATTTTCAAAATCCTTCTGAAATTAATAATATTGTTGCGTTCGTGCGTGACGGTAAGCCTGTGTATCTTCGTGATATTGCGTCAATTCGTGACCATTACAAAGATCCAGTTACCCGAAGCCGTATGAATGGGCAGAATGCTGTTACACTTCAAATTATTAAGCGAAGTGGTGCGAATATTGTTGCGGTAAACCAAGGCGTTACTGTTGCTCTTGAAGAAGCAAAGAAGTTTCTTCCTCCGACCCTGCAACTTGATGTTGTGGGTGACAGAGCAGATGACGTTCGCATGATGGTGTCTGACCTTGAGAACAACATTCTTACAGGTCTTGTTCTGGTACTTGGCGTTGTATTCTTTTTTATCGGTGGTCGATCAGCGTTTTTTGTTTCTATTGCGATCCCGCTTTCGATGCTCATTACCTTTGTACTACTGCGTATGTTGGGCATTACGCTTAACACGGTTGTGCTGTTTTCGCTTATTTTGGCCCTCGGTATGCTGGTAGATAACGGCATTGTTATTGTAGAGAATATATACAGGCACATGCAGGAAGGCAAAGGCCGTTTCGAAGCGGCAATGGATGGTACAAATGAGGTGGCATGGCCTGTTATTACCTCAACTCTGACAACGGTAGGCGCCTTTTTCCCGATGATATTCTGGCCGGGTGTTATGGGCGAGTTTATGTCCTACTTGCCTCGAACAGTTATTCTTGCTTTGTTTGGTTCTTTGTTTGTTGCGCTTGTGATTAACCCGGTCCTTTCTTCACGCTACCAGACTGCGACCCCGCCTAAGTTTGCAGATAGCGGCGAGGAAAACATTACCGGAGGACGTCGCATCTATTTAGCGATGTTGAATTGGTCTCTGGATCATCGCTGTGCTGTTCTCGCAATTTCTATTGTAATGTTCTTTGGTTCCATTTTTGCTTTTGGCATATATGGCAAGGGCGTTGAGTTCTTTCCTAAAGCTGAACCGAAACGAGCAAACGTAAATATCAAGGCTCCGGTGGGAACAAACCTTGATGCTACTGATCGTTTTATGCGTGTTGTTGAACGCGTTGGTGAAGAATATGGAGATGTTCGCTTTGTTATTGCGAATACCGGCTCAGGTTCCGGTGGGGCCTTTGGCGGTGGTGGCACTGGGACACATCTTGGTGCTGTAACACTGGACTTTAAACCGATTGCAGAGCGTGGTCTCCAATCATCTGACATTATTAACGAAGTACGTGACCGTCTCACCGCTATGATTACCGGTGCAGAAGTACGAGTTGAAGAAGAGAAAGGCGGCCCTCCAACCGGTTCTCCGATAAATCTTGAAGTCTACGGCAAGGATATGCATGAGCTTGGTGCTATTGTCGAAAATATTCGCGGCATCATACGAGATATTCCGGGCCCTGTTGACGTAAAAGATGACTTTGTTTCCGGTAAGCCGGAAGTTCAGATTCGTGTTGATAAAGAGCGTGCTGCGTTGCTTGGCCTAGATACGTTTACAATTGCATACACTATTAAGGCTGCGATCAACGGTGTTAAGGTTGGCGTCTTCCGTGAAGGAAAAGACGAGTATGATATTCTGACAAAGCTTCCGCAAAACGAGCGTCAGTCTATTAAAGCTCTACGCCGAATTACTGTATCCGGTCCTGCTGGTGAGCCAATTCCGCTTACCTCTGTAGCATCTGTTAAGCTTGCATCCGGTCTTGGTGCAATTAACCACAAAGATCAGAAACGAGTAGTAACAGTTTCTGCAAATGTAGAAGGACGACTTGCGAACGATGTTATTCGTGATCTTGATGCTCGTCTTAAAGAAATGAGTTGGCCTCGCGGATACTCGTACACCTTTACCGGTGAGCAGGAAGAACAGCGTAAGGCGCAGGCGTTTCTTTCTGAAGCATTTGTTGCAACTATCTTCCTGATCTTCCTTGTGCTGGTTGCGCAGTTTAACTCAATGGCAACACCATTTATTATTCTTACCTCAGTGTTATTGTCACTTATCGGCGTATTCGGCGGGCTTCTTATTTGTGGAATGCCGTTCGGTGTCGTTATGACAGGTGTAGGGGTAATTTCATTGGCTGGTGTTGTTGTTAACAACGCAATTGTGCTTATTGACTACTTTGAACAATTGCGGGCTAAGGGAATGAAAACACGTGAGGCCCTTATCAAAGCCGGCCTTACACGTTTCCGCCCTGTATTGCTTACAGCGATCACTACTATTCTTGGCTTGCTGCCGATGGCAGTGGGTATCAGTTTTGACTTCTTTACGTTTACGTTTATCACGAAGTCTGACTCTACAGAGTGGTGGAGTCCTATGGCTGTGGCTGTGATTTTTGGTCTTTTTGTTGCGACAATGCTTACACTGCTTGTTGTCCCAGTACTTTGCTCCCTTAAAGATGGTGCAAAAGCACGTTGGGGAAAATTGACCAAAAAGGATATACTGGAAGATGAAATTGAAGCAGTACTTAAAGAATCCATAGAGGAAAGTAAAAAACATAAAGGTGCAGAGGCCGCACCGGGTGATGCCGCTTAGCCGCTACCTGTTATCCTGAATAGTGACGCCCCTGACGGACTTTGTCTGTCAGGGGCGTTTTTGTATGGCTTATTGAGAAAAAATTATGCGCTATGCAAGGTGGCATGTGCTGAACGCTTCGTAGACCTCTTCTTTGGTCATGATGCCCAGCCGGACCGCTGCTTCTGCAACTGGAATACGTTCTTTAAGAGAGAGCTTGGCGATGTCTGCAGCCTTTTCGTATCCGATAATCGGCACAAGGGCTGTGGCCATAACAGAACTTTGGTGAAGAAGTTCAGTGCAGCGTCCTTCATTCGCAGTGATACCATTGACGCACTTTGTAGCAAGGGCGTGCATTGCATTCACCAGCATGCGGACAGATTGGAGTACATTGAGAATAATAACCGGCTCCATAACATTGAGTTGGAGCTGACCGGCTTCAGCAGCCATTGTTACAGTAAGATCATGTCCGATGACCTGATAGGCAACCTGATTGACGACTTCTGGAATAACTGGATTTATTTTGCCCGGCATGATGGAAGAGCCTGCCTGTACTGCTGGCAGGCTGATTTCTCCAAAACCAGCGCAAGGACCACTGCTGAGCAGTCTGAGGTCATTGCATATCTTGGATAGCTTGACGCTGATGCGGCGAAGTGTGCCTGAGAAGGTGACAAATGCTCCCATGTCGGAGGATGCTTCGATAAGGTTAGCGGCAGGAATTAGTTCATACCCCACAAGATCACTAAGGTGTCGAACAGCCTTATATGAAAAGTGCGGCGGTGTGTTGATACATGTACCAATTGCGGTACCACCAAGGTTGATTTCTTTGAGCAACTGGGACAGCTGTATGACACGTTCCACATCTTCTTCAATGGTTACTGCATACGCTGCGAACTCAGATCCGAGAGTGATAGGTACTGCGTCCTGTAATTGGGTTCTGCCGACTTTAAGAATGGAGGTGAACTCTTCTGCGCGTTCTTTGAATGCAGCACTAAGTTCCAGTTGCTGATCTGTAAGTTCTTTGCAGATACTTAAAACAGCAATTCGTGCACTTGTTGGGTATACATCGTTTGTAGACTGTGAGCAGTTAACATGATCATTAGGGTGCAGGTGTGTGTAGTCACCTTTTTGGAAACCCATTTTTTCCAAAGCAAGGTTTGCAATAACCTCGTTGGCGTTCATGTTTGTGGAGGTGCCAGCACCGCCTTGCATCATGTCGACGACGAATTGGTCGTGGTATTCACCGTCTATGATGTCGTCACAGGCTTCAATAATGGCATTGGCTTGGATATCTGTAAGAAGCTTACTTTCAAAGTTTGTGAGGGCACATGCTTTTTTTACACGCGCCAGTGATGTGACCAGTTCCGGAAAGTGGTGCAAGGGGATGCCGGTGATGGTGAAGTTCTGGAGGGCACGGGCTGTGTGTACTCCGTAGTACACATCCTTAGGGACTTGAAAATCGCCAAGAGAGTCATGTTCAATGCGGTATTGCTCGTTCATGGGGACTCCGCAACGTAATGGCTGTTGATGAAAATGCTTTAGGCGGTGCTCTTGTTATTCCATTCATGAGCTTCACCATGCCCGAATAAGCGGGGCGCGATGAAGAGCATTTGAATAGTTGTGGGTGCCTAACGCACGTAAAATATTAACGTTAGGTGTAGTTAAACATGAAAACAACCTAATCGCGAGTGTTATCTAATGGTGGGATTTTGAAGGGGGACTATTTAGTCCTAGCCCAATCCCAGCTTGTTATGTTGCATTGGCTTTCTAGGGTGTCTTCCTGAGAATCTTCCATGGCGGAAAAGAAATTAATGCCGGTTAGTGCTTCGATAGTATTAATTGATACAGCAAATGAGCTTAATTTTTTCTTCGACCCTTTGTTGGGCAATAGGAAAGCGATAGCTTTGTTTTGTGATGGGACGTAGATTATTTTATAATACGCTTCCGGCACGAGAACATGGTTGCGCCCGATGTACTGATTTCCTGAAAGGACACCTGCGGTTACTACAATTATTGTGTCTTGTTCAGCCCACTTGCGGACTTGTGCTTCAAGTTTTTTCCATATGCCGCGGTTAAACTTTGGACGTTGCGGGCTCATGTTCGACATGAGGAACGAATCACGCATTGCCTGTGTGCAAAAAGCCATATCGGCGGCAGGAGCAAGGTGGCCTCGGTCGAAACCTGATTTTTTGTAATCTTGCAGGGTGGCAGAGTGTGTAGGAATGGCGGGGTCAGGTCGGAATCTGTCTTTTCTTTGAACACGAGGGGTGCTGGCTTCTTCTTTAGTATATTCGTACATAACCCACGCTGCTTGTTCTGTTTCTTCATCGTACCCGAGAGAATAATATTCATGATGTACAATGTAGTCTGAGATGTTTTCTTTTGGAATAAGCTCTTTGTAGATCTCTGCTAGTAACGTGGAGGGAGTGATTGTAAGAAGAACAAGACATACAATTTGCAGAAGCTTTTTCATTAATAATCCCTTCTATAAAAGCTGGAATACATATCAAGAAAAAACGCACGATACGAATGTATTGTGCGTTTTTTACGTTAGCCAACATTATAGAATGGATGAAATGTAATAAAAGTACATATAGAGTCTGAATGGTCACTCGTACTATTTTATAGAGTATTAATTGAAAAAATCGTGTGGGTGCAGAGAAGGGTATGTGGATACGTTTTGAATGGCATAGAGAACCATAAAAAAGGAAAGAAATATCCAAATCAGGATATCTTGTAATGCAATGCTGAATGTCCGGAAATGGTAGAAGTGTAATGGGTACTATACGTTTGGTGACATTTTTAAACATTTGTCATCGGCTTGGTGAGGATAGGCGGCAGCCTGGATGAAGCTGAGGGTGAGAAGTGTGTGCTACTCGAGCGACAGGCATAAAAAAAAGGGTTGTATCTTTCGATACAACCCATAACAACACTGTGGCGATGAGGGAGAGATTCGAACTCTCGATACGCTTTTAAGGCGTATACTCCCTTAGCAGGGGAGCTCCTTCGGCCAGCTCGGACACCTCACCGTTTGTTAGTGGTCTTAACGAAGTCATTCCTCCGTCGCGACGAAAGAGTGTTTACAGAAAACGGGGGGTAACTGTCAAGCGCAATTTTAAAAATAATTTTAAATTATGCGGTGTCTTTTGCTACTTTCCGTGTAAAGCGTTGCTAGCTGCGGTAATCTGCATTGATGGTAATATATTCATGGGTCAAATCGGATGCAAATAATTCTGCTTTACCATCGCCGTTTCCAAGAACAATGTCGATGAGAATGTCACGTTCTTCTAAATATGGCTTGAGCAGGGTGTCAAAATCAGCATCTGTAGGCTGACCATCTTTGAACAATTCAATGCCGCACATGGAAAGTTGTACATCGTTTGCTTCGAACTCAACACCACTCCGACCGATGGCAGCAACAATACGACCCCAGTTAGCATCTTTACCGTAGATGGCAGTCTTTACCAGTGGGGAGTGCCCGACGGTTCGTGCAACTTGATCAGCCTCGGCATCGTTTTTAGCACCGGTAACTTTAATTTGCATGACCTTAGTGGCACCTTCGCCATCCTGAACCAGCTGGTAGGATA
Proteins encoded in this region:
- a CDS encoding TetR/AcrR family transcriptional regulator, whose product is MDKKVIPARFKEIARNYYDSREQALNAWKEQRSQAHDASDTRSRIFNAARTIFSQKGHNATVREICHAADANVSAVNYHFGNKNSLLAAVLEEFLHEIRGIYPMHGGVTDLAEPEERLFGFTLGCVSRMLLWHGEEYRNLNKLLLDAFINDFEEFLHVSQRDWLELRGIVIPIIDAMTGNIWGARQLDSLTSGYFSQLFFYAMHIDDLLSVRSQEFFTDEQVYGIAQHITAFSIGGIKNYSELMDAEIDFPHLCDADCGKHARKLDGV
- a CDS encoding efflux RND transporter periplasmic adaptor subunit translates to MQRLISLICVMLIVASMLVSLTACSNGEASETAQNVPESKEYVVNVKVEKLTPAAITDTIMLPGETEAIYDVSLAAEQDGLIEWVGVTEGDSVKADAQLVRIDLEALKAAKDRAEANLTMKKHQLKRRRKLYEGNVLSREELEQAETEFTVAETNLREAEVKYEHGIVVSPVAGMVNTVNVDPGEYVSKGNPIANIVNVDQIKITFNVPEMDVRFLSKGLTAPVVFDAYPREEWNGVVDFVAWKADPATRTFPVRLIVQNTDGRIRPGMIARASFVRRSLNDIVSIPLFSVIDKGGERIAFVEKNGVAEARTVKLGVIDGDRVQILAGLNVGENLIVAGHREVEDGVKVDVR
- a CDS encoding efflux RND transporter permease subunit, which translates into the protein MILNEVALKRQSVVFVFLWLVVLAGLSSYFSLPREAEPDITIPYIFVNTTYDGVAPEDIEKLVTVPLERKLKGLADVEELRSTSKDGESAIAIKFLPSVDIDDALQKVRDKVDQAKGDLPSDLEDDPLVSEANFSDLPTMQVVLSGQFSLKRLKVFAEDLEDKLESVQGVLDARLIGGLEREIHVEFDLDRIAAYNVPFNALVNSVEKGNVNMPGGSMDIGDARYQVRVPEDFQNPSEINNIVAFVRDGKPVYLRDIASIRDHYKDPVTRSRMNGQNAVTLQIIKRSGANIVAVNQGVTVALEEAKKFLPPTLQLDVVGDRADDVRMMVSDLENNILTGLVLVLGVVFFFIGGRSAFFVSIAIPLSMLITFVLLRMLGITLNTVVLFSLILALGMLVDNGIVIVENIYRHMQEGKGRFEAAMDGTNEVAWPVITSTLTTVGAFFPMIFWPGVMGEFMSYLPRTVILALFGSLFVALVINPVLSSRYQTATPPKFADSGEENITGGRRIYLAMLNWSLDHRCAVLAISIVMFFGSIFAFGIYGKGVEFFPKAEPKRANVNIKAPVGTNLDATDRFMRVVERVGEEYGDVRFVIANTGSGSGGAFGGGGTGTHLGAVTLDFKPIAERGLQSSDIINEVRDRLTAMITGAEVRVEEEKGGPPTGSPINLEVYGKDMHELGAIVENIRGIIRDIPGPVDVKDDFVSGKPEVQIRVDKERAALLGLDTFTIAYTIKAAINGVKVGVFREGKDEYDILTKLPQNERQSIKALRRITVSGPAGEPIPLTSVASVKLASGLGAINHKDQKRVVTVSANVEGRLANDVIRDLDARLKEMSWPRGYSYTFTGEQEEQRKAQAFLSEAFVATIFLIFLVLVAQFNSMATPFIILTSVLLSLIGVFGGLLICGMPFGVVMTGVGVISLAGVVVNNAIVLIDYFEQLRAKGMKTREALIKAGLTRFRPVLLTAITTILGLLPMAVGISFDFFTFTFITKSDSTEWWSPMAVAVIFGLFVATMLTLLVVPVLCSLKDGAKARWGKLTKKDILEDEIEAVLKESIEESKKHKGAEAAPGDAA
- a CDS encoding aspartate ammonia-lyase; this translates as MNEQYRIEHDSLGDFQVPKDVYYGVHTARALQNFTITGIPLHHFPELVTSLARVKKACALTNFESKLLTDIQANAIIEACDDIIDGEYHDQFVVDMMQGGAGTSTNMNANEVIANLALEKMGFQKGDYTHLHPNDHVNCSQSTNDVYPTSARIAVLSICKELTDQQLELSAAFKERAEEFTSILKVGRTQLQDAVPITLGSEFAAYAVTIEEDVERVIQLSQLLKEINLGGTAIGTCINTPPHFSYKAVRHLSDLVGYELIPAANLIEASSDMGAFVTFSGTLRRISVKLSKICNDLRLLSSGPCAGFGEISLPAVQAGSSIMPGKINPVIPEVVNQVAYQVIGHDLTVTMAAEAGQLQLNVMEPVIILNVLQSVRMLVNAMHALATKCVNGITANEGRCTELLHQSSVMATALVPIIGYEKAADIAKLSLKERIPVAEAAVRLGIMTKEEVYEAFSTCHLA
- a CDS encoding DNA/RNA non-specific endonuclease: MKKLLQIVCLVLLTITPSTLLAEIYKELIPKENISDYIVHHEYYSLGYDEETEQAAWVMYEYTKEEASTPRVQRKDRFRPDPAIPTHSATLQDYKKSGFDRGHLAPAADMAFCTQAMRDSFLMSNMSPQRPKFNRGIWKKLEAQVRKWAEQDTIIVVTAGVLSGNQYIGRNHVLVPEAYYKIIYVPSQNKAIAFLLPNKGSKKKLSSFAVSINTIEALTGINFFSAMEDSQEDTLESQCNITSWDWARTK